DNA from Coffea arabica cultivar ET-39 chromosome 10c, Coffea Arabica ET-39 HiFi, whole genome shotgun sequence:
ATTAGATGAAGACCAATTAATAGATCAATGTTGATCATTACGTTGCAAATTTCGCAATTGATTCGACATTAGATGCACATTTTAATGGCCTGACTAGAAAGTATAAAGTTGGCTGAAAGTGAACGCGCCTCATTTCTAAACAAGTTAGTGGACTTTAAATCCTGTTGATCATTTGTTGATAAATCAAGGTTAGATTACACCTCAATAAAATACTGTACTAATGCATACCTGGTGGGGTTTTTTGATAGGAGGATTGTCATAAACATATCCTTATTATGATTTATCTAacctactatatatatatacacatattgataattattattcttttttgtatttatataattatataattttcttatttaatctTGCCTACcctctcttgtatttatttattttcctttattaattttatattttcaaaaacataacatctgaaatatattttaactagTGTCTTATGGACATTCGTTAGacaaaccattttttttagGTAAGGAAGAATAGGATTTAAGAAATAggaaagagaagagaagaatTGAACCCAAAATTACGGGGATGATAAAAAACGTATCCTTTTCTAGCTTAAAAACTTAAGCTGTTAGGAGAGGCCCAGTACTTATAAGTTTAGGGGAGCAGTCACATGAGTCCTACTACTCACAGAGGCCTAATACTTATAGGTTTAGGGGAGCAGTCACATGGGGATGGTTAAAAACGTATCCTTTTCTATCTTAAAAGCTTAAGCTGTTAGGAGAGGTCCAGTACTTATAAGTTTAGGGGAGCAGCCCAGTACTTATAGGTTTAGGGGAGCAGTCACATGAGTCCTACTACTCACAGAGGCCCAGTACTTATAGGTTTAGGGGAGCAGTCACATGAGTCTTACCACTCACACGTTTGTTGGACGCTAGAGAGATTCGAACCCTAGATCTTTAACACTTCACCTCTCTCACGttctggctctgataccacttggcCTAAAAGCTTAAACTGTTAGGAGAGGTTCAGCAACCATACTTAGAGATTTAGGGGAGCAGTCACATGAGTCCTACTACTCACACGTTTATTGGGCGTTAGAGAGATTCAAACACCAGACCTTTAACACATGAGATTAATTTAATTCTTTTCAAGTGTCATATGATGTGGTCAATTCTATGCTGTCAGATGCTCAATATGCGAAATAATCCTAGTTGATTGCATCGGAAGTTTCCTTGTgtcctgaaaaagaaaaaaaaaaaaaaaaaggagccatAGAAAACAGATTTTTTTAAAGGAAGAGACAAGACTGACTTAAATTTGTAGAATTGACTGATTTCATTTGTTTGAACGGGTCTTGAAAATTTGGGGATTGATGGACAGCATATTTTGTCCACATTCGAAAGAACACGCAAGGGAGAACTCGGAGATAGACTTTCTTGGTTTCAGTTATCAATGATCCAAAACATATAATTCCAATTAATAAGTGGTCCCTTTTACTTCAGGCTCTGACTACTTACCGAGACtgacttaattttttttgttcataATGGTAACTTAATTTATTCTATTCTACAGGAAGGTTTTCGAGATTGATTAGATCAAAAGTGCATTTTGacatttcttttgaatttttttcattgtAGATAGGTTTCGAATCTCTAATTTAACAGGTATATAGACATGATTAGATCAAAGAGTGCTCTGACACTTTCCTTGAATTTTTTTCAATGCAAGTTAAGATCGGATTTCCAATTTACATTCGAAAGAGaaatttagttcttttttgaTGGCCACTGAACCAAATATCAGTGGTTGACCGACTTAAATTTATAGAattgtttgattttatttgtgTGGTCTTGAAAATTTGCGGATTGATGGACCGCGTATTTTATTTTGGACACATTCTGGGAACATGCAAGGAAGAAACTCGGAGATGGACTTTCTTCGTTTCAAAATAGTCCCTTTTACTCCAAGGCATTGACTGGTTCAGTCATATTATTCAATGCCGCCTCTCATCCTGTTGTTAATTACAACCGAATTTGTCGTAACCAAGATGTCCAATAATTATCATTATTTGTTCAAGTTGGAAAGAAAACATAATCCATGCTTTCACAACATTTATTTACCACGGAttatttccttttcccttttttctacGAAATGTCAATTAATCTAGTGCTACTCCCAGACTatgataaaagaaaatgatcaaATCGGATCCTTAGAAACTTATAGGAGACTAAAATTCCTCCAAACTTGCCTACTGAATATATAGGTCAGGACATTAGAACCTCAAAGCTTACGCTTCAAGAGGGATTTATGTCTCCTCTAATGGCCACTGGACCAAAGTCATGTAGTTATTTACCATCGAGGGTTTTACATTAGTGAAAGGTGTTGAATATGTAGAAGCTTATCTAGAAGATATTTGTGTTGAATATTTAGAAGCTTATCTAGAAGGTCTCTGTTCTTGTCGCAGAATTTTCATCAAGATCACGTGGATCAAACAAAAGTCCAAGTCAGCTTTAGTATTATGTTTATGCTAGCCATTAAAAGCTTGCGAAAACACAGGTATTAATAGAGCCTGGCAAAGGAAACGAATCAAACACCAAGAAACTACAGTATAATACAATACTCATCAATGAGGTCTAAGACCATTTTTGTACTCGTCTTTGCGCTTGCAATTGCATATGCAGATTGCAACTCTGAAGGTATCAATAATCATCAATTAAACATGCACAATTTCTTTgatatttttttgctttttccaaTTTCATTGTTATTGCCTAACTATATATAGCCTAAAACAAagatggctttttttttttttttggggttataAAACGAAGTATTTTGTTCTGAATTAGGTCCAACTTCCATCGTTTTCTTTCCCCTGCTTTtccaagaaaaagaacaagatgaacATAATTTTGTGCTAAAATGAGTTGTCACGAGTCATTATCAGGTACTTCAAATTATTTGGTCCTATATCCTAATAATATTTGTGATCAAATTTGCTTGTTGGCACATTAACAGGGGATGCACTTAATGCTTGGAAGGTCAGCTTGGCAGATCCAAATAATGTCCTTCAAAGCTGGGATCCGACACTTGTAAATCCATGCACCTGGCTCCATGTCACCTGCAATGATGAGAACAGTGTTACAAGAGTGTAGGCTTTCTCATCTTCTCGCTGTTTTCCATGATTAATTACGAGCCCctcctttcaaaaaaaaaaaaaatcccattttCAGACTAATTAGAAAAGTAAAACTACTACTGCGCTATATACTGATAAAACAAGTTCATTATCCGAAACTGTTGTTATGTGAAAATGATAAAGACCAAGAAACTAAAAGGGATAGAAAAAAATGCAGGGACCTTGGCGTTGCGGGGCTTTCAGGACCTCTTGTACCTCAGCTGGGACTCTTGGCCAATCTTCAGTATCTGTGAGAATACTATAGCAAAGTTGGATCTTTCAACTTTAATCAATTTCATACATCAAATGTTTATTCGACCGTCTTGATTGAGTTATCTTAATGATGATGTCAAAATATTGCAGGGAAGTGTATGGTAATAAGCTCAGTGGAGCAATTCCATCTGCATTAGGGAACCTGACAAACCTTGTAAGC
Protein-coding regions in this window:
- the LOC113714874 gene encoding leucine-rich repeat protein 1-like, with translation MRSKTIFVLVFALAIAYADCNSEGDALNAWKVSLADPNNVLQSWDPTLVNPCTWLHVTCNDENSVTRVDLGVAGLSGPLVPQLGLLANLQYLEVYGNKLSGAIPSALGNLTNLVSLDLYHNRLSGSIPAVLGNLRSLRFLRLNGNKLSGKLPDSIVQLINHGHLQILDVSNNRLAGTVRATKKTGFAVTTVIQDPKAYY